GTGAACCGCCACTGAGGTCGGTGAGGACCCTTGAAGTGTCGTGAGAGCTGACGAGGTTGAAGCCCATCGCGACGACGTTCTCACCGTAGCTCGCGTAATAGCGTCCCATCATCTTCATCGCCGTCTCACCGCTCAGCAGGCCCTTCGCGTAGTTCAGGAGTATGTCTCTCCCCAAGGCGTAGTTCATGAGCGAGTCGAAGCGGTCTCCTTTAACCCACTCAGGCGAGAGCATCCATATCTCGCCGACGAGGTAGGCCTCCGGGTGCTTTTCCTTGACCCTCTTCCTTAGTTCAGAGAAGAAAACTCCGGGGTCGAGAACCTCGTTGGGGACATCGACCCTTATACCGTCGAAGCCGAAGTCGAGCCAGTGAAGGGCAGCACCGATGAGATACTCCCTAACCTCCGGGTTGGCGGTGTTGAGCTTCGGCAAACTGCCAATCCCCCACCAGCCGACGTAGGCGTTTCCGTCGCCCAGCTTGAAGGGCCACTGTTTGATGAAGAACCAGTCCCAGTAGGGACTCTGGTTCCCGTTTTTCCAGACGTCGAGGAAGGCAGGGTTTCCGATTCCGCAGTGGTTGGGCACGAAGTCGAAGATTACCCGTATTCCTCTCTTATGCGCTTCATCGAGGAACTCTCTAAGCTCCTCCTCAGTTCCGAACTTCGGGTCGAGCCTGTAGTAGTCGTAGGTGTCGTAGCCGTGGGCGCTCCCGGAGAGTGTGATGGGGTTGAGGTAGATTATCGTGACTCCGAGGCTCTGCAGGTAGTCGAGCTTCTCGGTGATGCCCTTTATGTCGCCGCCGAAGTACTGGTGGCAGCAGTGGAGCGGCGTTATCGGGTCGCTCCAGTTGGAGAGTACCGGCGTTCCGGGGTTGACCTGGTTGAGGAGAAGTTCGTCGTGGTCGAGGGCGAGGGCATCGTTGCTCCTGTTCCCGTTGTTGAATCTGTCCGGGAATATCTGGTAGGTTATCCCGTTGCTCACCCACTCCAGCTGGGGGAAGCGGTCAACGCCGTCGAAGCTGAAGAAGGGGTTCTCGCTCGTGTTAAGGACGGCGAACCTCTCCCCATCAGCTGAGCTCAGGAGGATGTAATACTTGACGGGCTCAACAAGTGGAACCTCCGCCCGCCACATCTCTCCAGAGTCCCACCAGACCTGGAGCCTCATCGTGTAGTTCCCTCTGTCGGTCACGAGGGTGGCGGAGCTTACCGTGCCCCTCTTCGCCTCGAACCTTATCACAGTCCTGTTGTCTGCGATGCTCAGGTAAGCTGGATCGCTTGGGTCAAAGTCCACGTAGAAAGCTGCACTTCCCTCAACTATTCTCACCGCGTTCTTTCCGCCGTAGCCGTCGTCAACGTAGCCGTCAGCATCTGGATCGTAGGGCCTTCCAGTGCCGTCGTTGGACATGTCCTTAACCCACTGGCCGTTGATGAAGTACTTGTACTGGTACTTGCCGGGAGCGAGGCAGACGGTTATCGTCCACGTTCCGTTTATCTCCTTCATCGGCCACTCGTCCCAGTCGTTGAAGCTACCGCGCAGGCTGATCGATGTGACGGTTTTGTTTCCTGAGTCATAGGTGAAGGTCACAGGAACCCTTCCGGAGGCGCAGCCCTTTTCTGAACCTGTGTAAATCGGGGAGTAGTTGCCCTTAGGAAGTTCAAGTCTGTTCTCCGGAGGTGTGGAGGTCGTCATGATGGATGAAGATGATGAAGTTGTGGTCGTTGGGCCTGTCATTGGCGTCGTTGGTGTCTCCACTCCCTGGGAGATGCAGCCGCTGGCCACCGAGACCAGAAGCAGGAGAACAATCAGCAAGCCAGTCTTTCTCATGATCCCACCATAGTCACCGTTGGTGATATAAGTTATATGGCTTTCTGGGGCGGTGAGATTCTCTGGGACACCGCCGAAGGCCAGAGAGAAAGAGTTATAAACCGTTCTCCTCGTTAAGGCTATGAGCTTTGATTATTTGGAGGTGCGTGAAAATGGCGGAAAGACCACTCGATGTTGTCCACAAGTCCCTTGACAAGGATGTCCTCGTGCTCCTGAAGAGGGGCTCGGAGTTTAGGGGCAAGCTTATCGGTTACGACATCCACCTGAACGTCGTCCTCGCCGATGCAGACCTTATTCAGGAGGGCGAGGTCGTTAAGAGGTACGGTAAAATCGTCATCAGGGGAGACAACGTTCTGGCAATCTCCCCGGTCGAGCTTGAGTGAGATTAGCGAGCTAATGGGGTGATACAATGGGAGCGGGAACAGAGCCAAAGGGCAGGAGAAACCACACTCCAACTCACATCAGGTGCAGGCGCTGCGGAAGGCGCGCCTTCAACGCCAAGAAGGGCTACTGCGCCGCCTGTGGCTTCGGCAGGAGCAGGCGCATGAGGAAGTACAGCTGGTCCCACAAGTGGAAGAAGAAGAGGAACCTCAAGTACTGACCCTTTTTCTTTTCTATAGTTTATCGGCTCGTTTCTGATCAGCTACCGCAACCCTTATTAACATAAACTCTTCTCTAACCGTTTAGAGGGACGTCTTAATGATACACCTCAACGAGCACCAGCGAAGGCTTTGGGCACTGGCATGGCCCGCCATAATGGGCAACATCTCCCAGACGCTGCTCAACCTAGTGGATATGATGATGGTCGGCCAGCTCGGTGCACTCGCTTTGGCCGCTGTCGGTCTCGGCGGTCAGGTCAGCTGGTTCATGATGCCCATAATGATGGCAGTTTCTACGGGAACCCTCGCCCTCGTTGCGAGGTTTGTCGGTGCCAAAGACCAGGAGAACGCTACCCTTGCCCTCGAGCAGAGCCTCTATCTGGCGTTTCTCCTGGGAATTCCGGTCATGCTCTTCGGCTGGTTCTTCGGGGACGACATCCTCAGAATAATGGGCGCCGGGCCGGATGTTGTTGAGCTCGGATACGATTACCTCAGGGTTGTTTTCGCCTTCTACCCCGTGAGGTTCGTTGGGTTCACGGCTTACTCCGCCCTCAGGGGCGCGGGGGACACGAAAACGCCGATGAAGCTGGGCATACTGATGAACGTCATCAACGCGGTTTTTGACTATCTCCTCATCTACGGCAAGCTCGGCTTCCCCAGGCTGGGCGCCGTTGGGGCTGCCTGGGCCTCTGGGATAGGTATAACCACCTCGATGCTGATAGTTCTCTACCTCCTCTGGCGCGGGAAGCTGGTCCTCATGTTTAAGCCAAGCTGGAGCTTTCATCCGGAAATGGCGAAGAGAATCCTGCGCATTGGCTTTCCCACAATGGTTGAGCGGGGCCTCTTCAGCTTCTACAACTTCCTCTACATGAGCATAGTCACGCGCTTCGGAACGATAGCTTTGGCCGCGCACCAGGTCGGCTTGCGCGTTGAGAGCATAGCCTACATGCCGGCCTTCGGCTTCAACGTGGCCGCTTCCGCCCTCGTGGGCCAGAGCCTCGGTGAGGGAAAGCCGGAGAAGGCGGAGCGCTTCGTCTACGAGGCCCTCAAAATGGTGGGCCTCTTCATGGGCATCATGGCATTCATCCTGATCGTCTTCCCGCGCTACCTGGTGATGCCTTTTATAAGCCCGAGCGACCCGCACTACGGTGAAGTGATGCGCCTCGCGAGCATCTACCTCATAATAGTTGGAATAAGCGAGATACCCCTCGGCTGGCTCTTCGTTCTCAGCGGTGCTCTGAGGGGTGCAGGTGACACAAAGACCCCAATGTACATCACTGCAGTCAGCAAGCTCCTCTTCCGCATAATCCCGGC
The sequence above is drawn from the Thermococcus pacificus genome and encodes:
- a CDS encoding alpha-amylase family glycosyl hydrolase; protein product: MRKTGLLIVLLLLVSVASGCISQGVETPTTPMTGPTTTTSSSSSIMTTSTPPENRLELPKGNYSPIYTGSEKGCASGRVPVTFTYDSGNKTVTSISLRGSFNDWDEWPMKEINGTWTITVCLAPGKYQYKYFINGQWVKDMSNDGTGRPYDPDADGYVDDGYGGKNAVRIVEGSAAFYVDFDPSDPAYLSIADNRTVIRFEAKRGTVSSATLVTDRGNYTMRLQVWWDSGEMWRAEVPLVEPVKYYILLSSADGERFAVLNTSENPFFSFDGVDRFPQLEWVSNGITYQIFPDRFNNGNRSNDALALDHDELLLNQVNPGTPVLSNWSDPITPLHCCHQYFGGDIKGITEKLDYLQSLGVTIIYLNPITLSGSAHGYDTYDYYRLDPKFGTEEELREFLDEAHKRGIRVIFDFVPNHCGIGNPAFLDVWKNGNQSPYWDWFFIKQWPFKLGDGNAYVGWWGIGSLPKLNTANPEVREYLIGAALHWLDFGFDGIRVDVPNEVLDPGVFFSELRKRVKEKHPEAYLVGEIWMLSPEWVKGDRFDSLMNYALGRDILLNYAKGLLSGETAMKMMGRYYASYGENVVAMGFNLVSSHDTSRVLTDLSGGSLGDTPTNESIQRLKLLSTLLYALPGTPVTFQGDERGLLGDKNHYDEQRYPIQWDEVNEDVLNHYRELAKLRRKTPALRSSAIRFYTADGGMMAFFRGHNDEVLVVANSWKSPAELELPPGEWKVVWPENYNGPTVVSDAIEVPPISVLVLESG
- a CDS encoding LSm family protein, whose protein sequence is MAERPLDVVHKSLDKDVLVLLKRGSEFRGKLIGYDIHLNVVLADADLIQEGEVVKRYGKIVIRGDNVLAISPVELE
- a CDS encoding 50S ribosomal protein L37e; translation: MGAGTEPKGRRNHTPTHIRCRRCGRRAFNAKKGYCAACGFGRSRRMRKYSWSHKWKKKRNLKY
- a CDS encoding MATE family efflux transporter, with the translated sequence MIHLNEHQRRLWALAWPAIMGNISQTLLNLVDMMMVGQLGALALAAVGLGGQVSWFMMPIMMAVSTGTLALVARFVGAKDQENATLALEQSLYLAFLLGIPVMLFGWFFGDDILRIMGAGPDVVELGYDYLRVVFAFYPVRFVGFTAYSALRGAGDTKTPMKLGILMNVINAVFDYLLIYGKLGFPRLGAVGAAWASGIGITTSMLIVLYLLWRGKLVLMFKPSWSFHPEMAKRILRIGFPTMVERGLFSFYNFLYMSIVTRFGTIALAAHQVGLRVESIAYMPAFGFNVAASALVGQSLGEGKPEKAERFVYEALKMVGLFMGIMAFILIVFPRYLVMPFISPSDPHYGEVMRLASIYLIIVGISEIPLGWLFVLSGALRGAGDTKTPMYITAVSKLLFRIIPAYILGFGFTIGQIHFEGLGVVAAWIAMSLETFATAALFWWAFKRGKWKYVKV